The following are from one region of the Amia ocellicauda isolate fAmiCal2 chromosome 1, fAmiCal2.hap1, whole genome shotgun sequence genome:
- the LOC136756316 gene encoding ATP-sensitive inward rectifier potassium channel 1: protein MIQYFQKRTLKHLEDRKIRRTRLVSKEGHCNIEFGNMRYHKPLAFLMDFWTTVVEIRWRYVLFIFCGSFLSTWFFFALLWYSVAKNNGDLYVQNPPANHSFCVLNVQGLTSAFLFAVETQMTTGYGYRVPMDVCWTAVTLLSFQSSVAPLIMTCLCGVILAKISMPKKRAKTVSFSQTAVISKQGDNLCLLLRVANLRKSLLIGKQIYGKLLRTSVTPEGETVILDQVNIDFMVDAGKDNLFFICPLTLCHIIDKSSPFFEMSVDTLHKQDFELVVFLDSTTESTSSSCQVRTSFLPREIQWGYTFLPIISRSKEGKYKVDFSNFNKTKQVTTPHCTYCFYNEDAHLPVEFKGRVNQGFEGIEINDAADMTNM from the coding sequence ATGATCCAGTACTTCCAGAAACGCACCCTAAAACACCTGGAAGATAGAAAGATTAGGAGGACCAGACTGGTGTCCAAGGAAGGGCACTGCAACATAGAGTTTGGCAACATGAGGTACCACAAACCCTTGGCCTTCTTAATGGACTTCTGGACCACAGTCGTGGAGATCCGTTGGCGTTATGTCCTCTTCATTTTTTGTGGCTCCTTCTTGAGCACCTGGTTCTTCTTCGCACTGCTCTGGTACTCTGTTGCGAAGAACAACGGAGACCTCTATGTGCAAAACCCCCCTGCGAATCACAGCTTTTGCGTGCTCAATGTGCAAGGACTCACCTCTGCTTTCCTCTTTGCTGTGGAGACCCAGATGACCACTGGATATGGTTACAGAGTTCCAATGGATGTTTGTTGGACAGCGGTCACCCTTCTTTCTTTCCAGTCTTCTGTGGCACCTCTTATCATGACATGCCTTTGTGGAGTTATCCTGGCCAAGATTTCCATGCCCAAGAAAAGAGCCAAGACCGTCTCCTTCAGCCAGACTGCAGTCATCAGCAAGCAGGGAGACAACCTGTGCCTTCTCCTCCGGGTGGCCAACCTGAGGAAGAGTCTTCTCATTGGAAAACAGATTTATGGCAAGCTCCTTAGGACCTCCGTGACTCCTGAAGGGGAAACTGTCATCTTGGATCAAGTGAACATTGACTTCATGGTAGATGCTGGTAAAGACAATCTATTCTTCATTTGTCCTCTGACTCTGTGCCACATCATTGACAAAAGCAGTCCCTTCTTTGAGATGTCTGTGGACACGCTCCACAAGCAGGACTTCGAGCTGGTGGTTTTCTTGGACAGTACAACTGAATCCACCAGCTCCAGCTGCCAAGTACGGACTTCCTTCCTCCCAAGGGAGATCCAATGGGGCTATACCTTCCTCCCCATCATCTCTCGATCCAAGGAAGGCAAGTACAAGGTGGATTTCTCCAACTTCAACAAGACCAAGCAGGTGACCACTCCACACTGCACCTACTGCTTCTACAATGAGGATGCACACCTGCCAGTGGAATTCAAAGGAAGGGTCAACCAGGGTTTTGAGGGGATTGAAATCAATGATGCAGCTGACATGACAAACATGTGA